GTAAGTAAAAGccaattaaaatctttaaattattCTAAGGGGTCACATGTGCTAAGGGTCACTTGGAAGCAGTGGCCAGCTTGAGAGCTCTCATGAGTGCCACTGCTGGTGAGATCCAGAAACTTCCTGCCGGCCTGGAATCTGATCTGTACAAACTGACTCTGTGAAGCGTCCTAGGGCTAAACAAGTCTGAGGCAGGCTAGGAAGACATACGAAATCGTGGGGACATGGGGAAAAGAGCTCCTCACCCACAGTCTGCTTGAAACCTCTCAGGAGCTGAGGCAAGAATCCCAGCACCTTTAGCATTTGCTGTGAAGGACGCAGGGATAAGAAGAGTATTCCGTTACATGTACATAGTTTGTTTCAAAACAGCAAAGATCCAGGCTCGTGAGTGAATCTGACACAGGGCTGGGCCTGATTCCCTCCCCAGATCAGTTCTGGGCAACTCCAACAAGACGCGTAGTGCCTGTGTCTACCTCCCTGCAGCCCTGGGGTCTAGATCTTTACAGCATCAGTTGCCGTCCTATGACGTCACCCTAGGAGACACCAGTGACCTCACCTGAATTCCTTAGTTACTCTTTATAGATAATATCTTCACATTGCTGGACCAATCAGATACCACAAAGAATGAAGGGCCTCCCCAAATTCTCTgagacacccacacccacactctgGGGTACACCTTTCTTTCTCCTAACCCTCATgtttaaaattcatattaaagGGGTTGGGAATTTAGCTCAGAGGTAAAACgattgcctagcaagcgcaaggccctgggttcggtcctcagctctggggaaaaaaaaaaaaagacaaaataaaattcatattaaaatacCTTTATTAAACGCCAACTCTGTTTCACATGAGCCCATCCCCAGATTCTCTTTTCTGTTGAAGCCACAAATTCTGGTTCAGTCAGATTGGAGGCCACTAAAATATTAGAAGGAGGGACGCTTCAGGCCACCATGGAAGAGAGACCAGGGCTGTGCCCCTCCTCAACCCTCTAACCACTGCCAAAATCTACACACTAATAAATGCCTGTATGGACCTGTCATGCAACAGTGAAAAGCTGAGGAAATGGAGGTTTTATAGACTTTGATGGGAGCTAAATGTCTCCGCAAAATACAAGCCACTCAAGGCCTCAAAGCTCACAGCCTCTGGAATTCACCTGGGCAAAATAGTGACGTTTCCAAATGGCAGGGCAGCCCTCATACCCCACTTTTAATATGACAGATAACTTTTGTTCATCTTCAGGCCTACACCTcataaaggaaataataaaggaGACAAGAAAGGCTCTAAGTGACCACAGTTGGGAAACAGCGGTTAGCTAACAAAACTCTATAGCTTCTCCCCACTGCTTGGTTTTCTCATCTCAGGAGGGTTTTTACAGCATCCCCGCTATGCCCCACTGTGCTAGGCAGGAGGCATCATCCAAGGTGCGTTagaggccaggcatgggggcGCATGCCTGCAGtctcaccatgagttcaaggcaagcctgggctgcacagcGAGTTCCAGTCCAGCTGGGCTAGTGAGATTCTTCTCaatcaatatctctctctctctctctctctctctctctctctcacacacacacacacacacacacacacacacacacacatgccgcCAATCAGTGACAACTGTAAGAGGTCTGATGCCTGTCAGCAGGGCTCCTGACATGCAGGGGTTCCTGGGGATGGGTGGCCTCTATAGAAGCAAAGCTATAGAAGGTAAGCGATTACATCTCAGGTCTCACTGTGGTGTGTAGGGTGCCCAGGTAGCCTGAGGGCACTGTCATTCAGGAGGGATGTGGGTCGTGCTGGGTACTCCTGCATACATACCATCTCTGCTTAAGTAGAATGGATGATTCAGACTCCACGGATCCATCCGGTGCTCTTCCCGGGAGGGGTGCTAACATTCCACTGCTAGCCTTGCTAAAGATGAGAGGAACCTCTCAGGCAAGCACTGCACCATCCTTTGAGCTCTTGTCTGACAGGCTGTGAATACGGGCTGAGACCATGGCCTGGGCCCAATTTAGCCCAGTTCTCTCATGCCGGGTACAGTGCTTTAAAGGACTTCTCTCTTCCCTGCAAAGCCTGAGATATATGACATCAGATGGACCTAGAATGGTCCTCCCTGAGAGCCCACCACCCCATCAACCAGTCCAGAGATTTCATGTACAGAAAGGTGTTCTGGAGAAGAGACAGGCTGTCCCTGCATGGGGAGGGCTCCGGtaagttgaagaagaagaagaagaagaagaaggagaaggagaagaagaaggagaaggagaaggagaaggagaaggagaaggagaaggagaagaagaagaagaaaagccagcaAGAGACAGTGTTCTCTTTTCTTGCTTCCTGGTTGGCCATGAAGTGAACAGCGGTCATTCACCATTGGCTCCTGTCACCATGGGCTCTCTGCCCAACACGTAGGACCACGTGACCATGAACCaagccctctgaaaccatgagcaaaGCCAGTCCTTCCCTCTCAGCTGGCTGCTCAGGTACTGGCCACAGAAACCAAAGCACAACATGGGTGGGATTTCTTTGTCTCTGACATGTCATTAGCAGGCTGCACAGGAGCAGCCCTGTGCTGAACACATACGAAGAAGACCACCTTCCTTCATCTCCACACTGGTGGGGAGAATATTCTAGGTTGGCaaggggctttaaaaaaaaaaaaagcttcttccTCAGCCAGATGAGTTCTACATTCCAAGTATTTATAGGTGGGCGGTTAGCAAATGGTTTGTCATGCCATGAGCTCAGCTGTGTGTTTCCTTATTGCTCATCACCCAACCGGTGTTTGTCGGTGTTTCTTACAGCAGCAACCCCATTTCAAAGCGCATGGGCCTGTTAGTTGGTTAGGAAGCCAATGCCACAGTAACAAGTCAGCTTGGTGTCTTGTTCATTCAACGCAGTTAACTCTGGCTCATGATGCAGCTTTCCTGCAGGTCAGTGGAGTGGGGCTCCAGCATGAGGCAAGCGCCTTCAGGCTGCTGGCTCTTTGTGTCTTGTGGACTTGCCATCTTCAACACCAGGGAGATTCAGAGTTAGGAGCTGCAAGGGGTGACAACAGTCCCTGACCAGAGACCCGTGACAAGAGAATGACAAGGAGGCCTGGGTAACAGTCTGGCAGATCACAGAACCAAAGTCCAAATTTGGAGGATTGTTTAAAAGTGTCTTGGGGCTCATAAATGGGACACTTGTCCCTCTTCAGACCTTTAAGAGACAGGGCCTAGGTCAGGTCACTAGGGATACAATCCTCAGGAGGAGTTAATaatctttttctcccctctctctcttcctcctcctcctcctccttctcctcttcttcttcttcttcttctttagtttttttgaggcaaagtttctctgtgtaacagccctggctgtcctagacttgattagtagaccaggctggccttgaacttacaaagatccccctgccctctgcctcccaagtgttgggattaaagacatgcgctgTCATGTCTGGCTGTTAATGTTGTtcttaggtctctctctctctctctctctctctctctctctctctctctctctctctctctctctctctctctctcctctcatgtgCACCTCCTGTCTTGCCACATGAGGGCTCTCTCTTATATACCCTCTTCTCATCATATGCCAAGCACCACAAAAATCCTCGCCAGAGCCACGCCGATACCAGCACATGCCCTTGACCTCCAAAACAAAGTTAAATATACTCATCTTGCTAACTAACATGCTAGGCCTCAAGTATTTTACCACAAGAACGAAACTGGAATAACACACTCAGAAGCCACCAAATGGGAGTCAGAAGGTTGTCTGGGGGTCTGCGAGGGTGATGGCTCCCTGGAGCATCTGACACCAGAAATCTTGGGCACACATCCCAGTTTGTTTGTCAGCAGTTGTTTTAGCTGACACTGAGAGACATCATTTCTCTGGGCTTCGGTGTCCTCGTCTGTACCAATGTATATTGCTTGTGCCAATGGTTTCCAGGCTTAAAACGCAGTTTGGGAATGCTCTGAGAGATGTAAGGCACAAGATAAACACCATGGAATATTCATTTTTCCTAGCTGAGCCAACTTCTCCCATCTGTTCAGTGAGTACAAAGTTGACCTTGGGGTTTCCTCCAAGTTCTTGTGGGAGGGGGATCCTGAGCCACACAACACCACCCTCTGAGTCCTCAGAGGCCCTTATGTCCTGAGCCTTCCAGCCCCAATCTCTGGAAGGCTTTGCAGCTCATGTGTCTACCAGATGACCGTGGAAGGACTCTGTGATACTCCCAGAAAGCCTTGCTCCACAAACACTACACACTGTCTAGACCCTCTCCCTATGCATGGCCCAATTTCACAAGAGTCACACCTCATTTGCCATAACCCCACCcatcctccccagccccagggtgCTCCTACATTATGTATTTTGTCCACCAGTCTAAGGCCACATCCTCTGCCACCCCTCATGTTTTCCCTGAGCTGGACACACAAGCAAAAGCACCCAGAAAAGGACATCTCGACTTCAGCAGAGCCCTCAACAGCACATCTTCCAACGTTGCCAGCTTGGATGCCAGATCCCCTGTGACGCCCCCTGACTGGCTGGGCAGGGGAGAACTCTGCCTTGGGTTTGTATCTGTGAAATGCAGAGTGATCTTGTTGTAATTCTGAGACTGAaggaaggattgggaggagaaTCCACTGTAATGTACCAGGTAGCCCTGCACAGTGGGTCCTGGCTTCTCCCTCTTCCAAGGTCTGACCGAGATCTTTCTGCTtgttcttccttgtcttctgccGGAGCAGATGTCAGCTTCCTACTGACAAGAGTCACCAGAAGCAGCTTCACCAAGGACCAAGAAGAGGATTGGGCTCCAAGCCCCAGCAGACAAGTCTGCAAACATGGCTGCATACTTGGTTCTTGACCccaagcttgtgccaccacccgGCCAGGGCATGATACTCCTCAGACCACTTTGAGTTTCAGGGTCTCTGTCCTCACCACCAATTCCCAATCATGGAATCCCTTGTCACCTCCTCCCACCCCGAATTCTTGTTTCAACAATGTACTGAGAGGCTGCCATTCACACgcacacattttatttgtatataaaataaagggTCACGTGCCCAACCTCCTTTACAGTTTAATAGCCCAGGAGTCTCCTTAGAAATTTCCATCCCCTGAGAGAGGCTCCCTGTCCACAAGCTCTCTGGGGGACTTGTTCAGACAGCTGCATCAAGGAGGTCTTGCATTGTGGCACAGAGGGCCCACAGCACAAGGGAGAGGGGCCATGTTTAAGGATGGAACTCAtctcccatgcttcccttcaCCACACTTTGGCAGAACCCGGTACAGACTGCTAGCACAGAGTGCAATCCAATCAGAGGTGTGGTTCTTTGGCATTTAAACTGTCTCGCTCCATCCAAATGGGCTTGGCACAGGGCACGGGCTCAGGAGGACTGCTGGAGGCTGGGGTACAGGGCGGTTCAGGACACACATCTGGACACCCAGCTGAAGAGCTGGGGGAGGCCAGCCAAGTCTGTCCATCTGGAGCAGTTTTGGGAACAAGTCACTGTTCCAGGGCTGTACCTCTATCTATTATACCCATCTCTGGCCTGTCATCCCTCATCTTTCTTCCCCGTCTGGGGGCGCAGGGGGAGGGCAGCTCCAAAGTCAATCATGTTGGGACCTGTcccaactgtaaaaaaaaaaaaagagagagaacagggtcCTGGATCCAGGGGCAAACTTTCAGGCTACGGTCATCCAGGGAAATAAACtggaacaggggaggggaggtggagccTTATTTATGGTGGGAGATCCTAGGCTCCAGCTAGTAGCAATTATCCATAACCAGAAACAGCCTCACACCCTATCCAGTGCACTCCAAGCACAGTCTACTGACCAGAAAGCCTCCTGGTTCCTGGATGCACCTTAAAGCCCTGGCTCAGCCAGCGTTTGACACAGGGCATTCGGCAGGACCAGCATACACTGGTCCCTCTGaatccttccttcttgccttccaGCTCCTTCGCCCTTCAACATCTCCTGGCTGTTATTCTTCCTGGAGAAGGGGCTCTCGGTCCCCTCCTTGCAccctctcatcttcctctttctccatgcaGCCCACAGTGGCGGccagcccagcacccacaccacccCCAACTACAGCAGCCCCAGTGGCCCCCACCGCTGCCCCAGCTGCCACCATCCCAGCTTCAGCAGCCAAAGCTGCTGCCGCCATGCCTGCACCCACCACACCCCCTGCCAAGCCCATGAGCCCAGCACCTACAGCGCCCCCTACGGCGGCCAGGTGGCCGCAGAAGCGCATCGTGTAGGAGTCCATGAAGGCCTTGGCCTCCGCCTGCAGCTCAGCTTCCAAGGCCTCCAAGGTCTGCTCTCTCTCCTTGCACAACAGGGCCACACCATGGCGGGCCAAGATGGCATCCTTCTGGGTAGAGAGGAGGTTCCGCATAGTGTCCGGCAGGACTCGCAGTGCAGAGAAGATGCGCTTGGTGGCTATGTCCTGTGGCATTGGGCAGAAATGGTCCAGCTGGGTATTCAGGCATCCTCTCTGGCATAGCCCTCTCCTCCCACCGCAGACCCTGGGGCTCACCTGCTGCCTCACATATTCTTCAAATTCCTTCTTGGCAGCTTCCACTTTCCTCAGGTCATGAAGCTGAGCAGCCATCTGTCCATGGGAAAGCCCAGGttgcctccctctttcctcctcagccGGAAGTATTCATCCCCACTCCCAGGGCATACAGACCTTCACCCCAGGTCACCTTCCCTGACCCTATCCTCCCCCTATCCTTACCTCATCTGGAGAGCTGAAACTGGGCCCAGTCTTCCCCATCCATCCAGAGAGATTCTGCAGAGACATCACAGCCAGGTCAGGGAGAGGGGGGGCGTCTGCCAAAGCCAGGCTCCCCGGGAAGTTTTCACACCTTGATCTCCTGTGCTAGCTGCTGCCCTGTGAGCAGGCGTCTGTCCCCCCTGGCCATGGCACGCCCTTCACTCCAGTACCCTTGGCAGCGGCTCTTAGCATGCTGAGGGGCTGTGCTCAGCACATCGGAGATGTAGGCCCGGAAATGGTGGGAGAAGTCGTCTTCtgtgtctgagaaagaaattcctTGGGCTGAGGAGCCTGGGCCTGGAGGAGATGGGGCCAAAGCTGGGAATCAATGCCAGGGAGGCCTCCACCCCTGGAACACTTACTGCCTTCTTGTCCTTTGTTTACCCACTGCCTCTCAGGAGCAGGCAGGAGGTAACAGCGGGCCCGTTTCCCTAGGAGCAGCTCCTGAACCTTGGGGTATTTTCCGGACAGCTTCTGAGAGATGGACAGCTTCTGAGCCAAGGAAGCAGCCTCCCTCTGTAAGCACACTTCTgggaccacacccagcttcccgTACCTGCCGCCTGCCAttggcctctgccctctgccctgcttACCTGGAGGATGTCACCCACGTGCCCTTGCCCTGTCTTATTGTGATGGCAAGAATCACGAACTAAGAGGTCCAGATGCTGGAAGAGAAAAATGGTCCAGACACCAGCAGCTGGGGATGGGCAGTATCAGGACCGACAAGTCCAGAAATAGATGTCTCTCACCTGGATTGGCACCATCCCATAATGCTTGCCCATCACCTCGGCCACATGAACGAACATCTGGCAATGGGTACAGATGAGCTTTTAGAGTTGGCCTACTCCAAGGCCTACAGTCTGCCCCAAGCCTTCTCTCTAGCCACCTGAATCACTATGAGCCCAGTTTCCTGCTTCTGGCTTggagagtctcctgcctctgcccaaacCAAGCACCCCGTGTTCAACCCTCTCCCCTGAAGCCCACCAAGCCAGTTCAAGTGTCATAAAATCCTAAGCCTGAACTGGGAGGGCATGAGGTCCCTTTGGTCCCGCTCTCCCGACCTTGAGGTCAGGGTGTGTGGAGGTGACAGCTTCAATGGTGCAGGCTACCTCACCTCCAGATAGCCCAGGTCTGTGTCCTTCAGTTCTCGGCAGGCATTCAGGAtctggaaggaaaacaggaagatgggaggaggtTTGCAGAAGGTGTGCGGTGGCTCCTGAGTGGCTTTATCTCAGAAACACAAGCCCAGTCTGGCATGAGGGCCTCTCCGCCTAGGTGCAAGCCATCTTCCGGACTTACAGAGTGCTGTGGTCCCATGGGCCTCCAGTTGTCCCTCAGGCCTGTTATTCCACCCTTAAAACAACCTGTCTGCCCACTTTGACTAGAAACATCTTCCTCCTTCCGGAACCCCCGCCTGGACCCCAGGCACCCAAATCCGTGACTCTCCCAGTTCCGAGGAAGCTGAGCCGGGGAATGGTGTGTAGGGTGGCCACCCCGGCCCAAGCATCCTTCTCACCTGGTAGGAGCTGAGCATCATGCTGAGGGCGCAGAGCTTTACCCTTGTTTCCCTGCTCAGTTCTGGGCTCATGACGTCTCCTGTGTCCACTAAGAACACGGCCACCTATTTGGATACAAACCAAGGGGTCAGGCCTGCCTTGCTCTGCCCAACCCCTTTCTTTGTCTTCACCCTGGAGATGTCCTTCTTGCTCCTCTACCCTTCCTGCttgccctcttccctctctttcaccTCTATCCCTCACTACCCCTCCTTGATCCATCTGCCTTTCTCCTCtcaccttctttccttcttttcctagcAGGAAAGGGTGGCTCCACATCCAGATGCCCCTGGTGAGGCCATTAGCACCCCATCTGATCCCAGGCAGGGACCCCTCTGCTCTGGCCTTGCCATTGTCACCGGATTCCTGAAAGTGGAGAAGAAGATACCAGGTCGTCCATTCTGTGTGCCCAGAAAGCTCAGCTCCCCTCCCAGAGCCAACCCCGAGCTTTGCCTCCCTGCAACCTCCTgtcagccctgccctcctcacCAGGCCTGGTAAGCCTCTGAGCAAGTGGTCCAGGAGGAAGGACTTTCCTGAGTGCTGCTCTCCCAGGACGGCAAGCAAGCAGACAGGTGTGTCCCTCGCCAGCGGATGCTTGAGACAGCGGTTTATAGCCCCCATCCTGAGGATGAGGCCTCCAGAGGCACTGATGCGCACCAACAGCAGGCGCTCTGCCCGCACAGCACAGGTCTCCTGGGTGGGGCGGAGAAGGGCCCTGAGCATCCCTAATGGACCGGACCCCAAGTCGGGAATGTGTCCAGCCTGGACCTCTATGCCCCTTCCAGACAGTATAGAATAGGgtcaaggctaacacacacacacacacacacacacacacacacacacacaccatattggATCTAATCAGAGCTCTCTGAGTGCAGCGAGCTGTGCCTCACCTGCAGTGAGGGGGGCAGTGGTCGCTGGGGTAGGAGCCTCATCCTCTCCCCGAGGCTACGGAGGCCCTTCTTTTGCTTACAGATTTTCCGGCATTCGGGGcagcatggtagctcacagcccgGGATGCGATGCGTGCTGAAGCATCGGACGCAGAAGTCGTGGCCGCAGTCCAGTGAGATGGGCTCTCGGGGCCTTTCCAGGCAGATGGAGCAGGTAGGCGGCTCCCGGGGTGGGGAGGGACGGTGTCCCAGGCCCAGCTCCAGCTTGGGGAATGATGCATGGGACCTGGAGAGCAGTGCATCATCTGAAAGCTGGGTGCCTGTTGGGTGCAGGGTTTGGAGGGCTGACAGCTTAGGAGTGAAGTTCCCTCTCTGCCACCTCAGCTGCCTAGGGGCCTCCTGGAAGGGACAAGCTCTTACCCATTCCTTACTTCCTTGCACCCCATGTCCTTGCCATCCCAAGTGAGAGCAGCAAAACAGAGGGGAGAAAGTACCCCAGAGAAAAGCCCTCAGGGAATCCTGGCTCCGCACATGCTAGCCGTGCAACCATGGGTGAGGTCCAAAGGAGAGACTGGCAGTGCCCTGGTTCTAGGGCTAGGGGCAGTCATTAATGATGACAACCACACCTTCAAGGCACCTAGCACCAAGCCTCAGGAAACCCATAGAGCACCAGCCTTCTTGCAGCGAGGGCTTCCTCAAAGGGGACAAACTAAAACCCCAGCTGCCGGGGTAGTCAGAAGAGGGCGGAGGTAGCTTCCTGGCACCCAGGCAGCCATTCTGCAGCTGAACAGATGGCCAGGTTCTCGGAGGATTCCTTGTGCTCTCTGAGCTGAGCATCTGTAGCACCCACCTGCTTGTCCTGGTCCCTCCCTGCACAGCCTGGCCCATCCAGCCTTGTGCCTCCTCCCCGGGGAGAACCCTGCGGAGCCTGCAGCAAAGGAATCTGCTGGACTGCAGAGATCCGTGCTCCTGGTCCAGCCTTGCCGGCTGACCTGACAGGCCCACTGCACCAATCCCAGCCCGGAAGGCCCCGTGGCTCACCAACTGTTGCTGCTGTTTCCCATGAAGCTTCGTTTGCTCTCCTAAGGGGGGAGGGTATGGGTTTAGAACCGAGTCTAGACCTTATCTTCCCCGTGGGTTTCCAGGGTCCTTCAGCCACCCTCCCTGCTCCCAGGTggctccttcccacccccaactccccttCCCAGATCTTGGGCTGAAGACTTGCCCGTTTGCCAAGCCGATGACAAAAAGCAGGGACTGACAGGGTGGGCCTCGGCATGGAAGGCTGGAATTGGCAGGTGGTCCGAGCTCAGAGGAAGCCCACCGAGACCTTTTGCCGGTAGGACGGCTAGAGGGCTAGCCGAGCAGGTGGAGGTTGGAGCCGGGGGATGGGCTCCTCAGTGGCTCTGCCTAGCTGTCAGCGCTGGAGAATAAATGAgctggtcagaaaaaaaaaagtctataaagGAGGGTGGATTCACCCCAGGGGGAGGAGACATGGCTGCGGGTACCAAGGCTCTGGAGGAGGGATGAACCGAGCCCAGCTCAGAATCCCCGGTAGAAGCTGGGATGCAGGCAAGCCGGGGCGGTGAATCTCCATGGAGACGAAAGGGAAAGATaaggacagggagggggaggggacggaGAACAGGAAGCCATGTGGATGCACCTGGCACAGCAGGAAGAGGTTCCTcgttgaggccagaagagcactGCCCTTTCAAGAGCAGTTGGGATCTTCGCAGCCTCAGGGCAGggtgggcagagaggagggatGTAGGAAACGCAGCGGGTGCAACTGGGGCAGACATAGAGACTGGACACTATCGGTCCATTCAGTTCCGTTGCCTACTTTGACTGAGCATCCACCCTGTGCAGAGCTGCATGATGCCACCCTGTGTGGCCCATTGTATCGCGCCACCCTCTCTCAAGGTATGTTACTGGTGCGTGCAAGCCTCTGATAGGTGGAGAacaacttattatttatttatttccctccCAGGGGCTTTTTCTCTGCTACAAACTTGTGGAGAgccatctcaacacacacatacacacacacacacataccccttccAAACAAGTTCCCCTTTcaccttcatgtcctctttttttttatttttaataattcgcTGAGTCCAGTTAGTTCATTCTACACGCACATAGGTGTGAGACAGTCCACCGAAGCACGGGCgacctaccaggggccacaccccAGGCCAGCAGCAGTCAGCTGCCAAAAGCTCCTCAGATGGGGGTGGAGCTTCATGAGACTTTTCCCAGGCTGTGCTGGACCATTGACTGGCCTGATCCTGTGCACATAAACACAGTGGCTGTGAGTTCAGAACTGCATCTGCCAtgccatgcccagaagacagcatttcacagcactcctccatccTACAACCCTTACCTTCTTCCCACCCCTCTCTTCTTTGGTATCCTCTGAGCCTTGGGGTGGAGGGGAGTACAGGGGTTGATCTAGATGTCCCATGTAAGGCTGGGGACTCGCCAGTCGCTCACTCTCTGCTGTGAGTCTCTACAGTGAGAGACTTCTCTGAGGTTGGGAACAGCACCGATCTATGCGTACAAACATAAATGTGTAGAAAGCAGTTGGACAACATTTTCACTTAGCAAAAAATGGTAGGTAGGTTCCTTCTTACTAAGGGTCTATGGCCTTCCTAGCTTTGGCCTTTTAACCAGTATTGGAGCACCAGGCATGAATTTCCTCCTGTGTTGCAAGCCTCAAGCCCCATAAGAAAGTGGCTGCTTGCACCGTAACATTCATTCATGCCACTGCTACATTAGTGGGCGCACCTTGCCTGTCAGGTCGGCACTACAAGGCCCAGCAATAGATAACACCACCAATATCTGTTTCTCCCCCCACAGTAACACCttacaggagacagaggaagacagatctctgtgagttcaaggccagcctgggctacaaatcaagtccagggcagcaaagactacacagtgaaacgccgtcttggaaaagagaaagaaagaaagagagagaaaagaaaagaaatggtctGTGCTGTTTGGGAGCTCCCAGGGCCTCCTTGACCATAACACAATGCGAGATATCATACACCTTGCCCTGAGGTTTGTGTTTAATAACTCCTATGTCTTATTGGCGTAACAGTGTCCCCATGCAGAGTAGCTCCACTTAAATGTGCCCCCCCCTTTAAATTAGATTACAAACTAGTGAGTTTCTATAAGGATTGTTCATATAACCTTAGTTTTGGTTAGCCTATGCCCCACCCATTCCTCTCTATCACATCCACCGAACCCATCCCCATTTAACCCTTTAACCCTTGTGCTCCTCACACACACTTAATATAACGCGTTTCATTGTCCTCCTCCCATTGAGGccactttccctctcctcctggcctcttGTGCCCCTTTCTGGATTTCTAACCTCCACAGACAGACACTTGAAGTGAAACACACAAATCTAGAAATTCAAAGCTACATCTGCAGGCGATGATCTTTCTTTGTCTAGGTTATCTCAgtataacttttttttcccagtcccacccatTTTCCTaccattttcttttgttggtgttgttgttggattttttgtttgcttggttgtttggtggtggtggtggtggtggtggtggtggtggtggtggtggtggtggtgtttgagatagggtttctctgtgaaaccctgactgtcctggaattcactctgtagaccaggctgtcctggaatctggagatccacctgcctcccaagtgctgtaattaaaggcatatgccaccaccacccagcacttTTTCCTACAAAtgtcttgatttcttttcctttataactGAATAGAATGCGATTGTTTATATGTACcatattgttgttttaaatgaagtaAATCCCAAAtcgtttgattttaccaatgaagacttagAAGTCAGATGTTaaggtgaaaacttgctagctctgagaggcagagaaagcgccCAGCTGACCtccctactcagctcacgtcccagaaggaaaaagccaaaagcccacggccaaaagcttgctagctca
The genomic region above belongs to Acomys russatus chromosome 25, mAcoRus1.1, whole genome shotgun sequence and contains:
- the Rnf112 gene encoding RING finger protein 112 isoform X2; protein product: MGNSSNSWVLPGEEAQGWMGQAVQGGTRTSRSHASFPKLELGLGHRPSPPREPPTCSICLERPREPISLDCGHDFCVRCFSTHRIPGCELPCCPECRKICKQKKGLRSLGERMRLLPQRPLPPSLQETCAVRAERLLLVRISASGGLILRMGAINRCLKHPLARDTPVCLLAVLGEQHSGKSFLLDHLLRGLPGLESGDNGKARAEGSLPGIRWGANGLTRGIWMWSHPFLLGKEGKKVAVFLVDTGDVMSPELSRETRVKLCALSMMLSSYQILNACRELKDTDLGYLEMFVHVAEVMGKHYGMVPIQHLDLLVRDSCHHNKTGQGHVGDILQKLSGKYPKVQELLLGKRARCYLLPAPERQWVNKGQEGNTEDDFSHHFRAYISDVLSTAPQHAKSRCQGYWSEGRAMARGDRRLLTGQQLAQEIKNLSGWMGKTGPSFSSPDEMAAQLHDLRKVEAAKKEFEEYVRQQKDAILARHGVALLCKEREQTLEALEAELQAEAKAFMDSYTMRFCGHLAAVGGAVGAGLMGLAGGVVGAGMAAAALAAEAGMVAAGAAVGATGAAVVGGGVGAGLAATVGCMEKEEDERVQGGDREPLLQEE